DNA sequence from the Gordonia polyisoprenivorans genome:
CCGACCCCGGCCGGCCGACTCTTCCAGGACCAACTCGGCGCGCTCAACGAGGCCGTGGCCGCAGTGTGTGATCACGTGGTCCTCGTCGTGGCCGGCCGCGTCATCGACCTGACCGACGCACCTCGGGCCGCGGCCCCGGGATCGACCGACGCCGAGACGCCCGCGTCGACCGCTGCACCGGTCGCCACCCCACCGGTCGCCACCCCACCGGTCCCGCCTGCTCCGGCGAGCACGCCCGCAGCCGCGACGCCGATGACCGGCCACATTCCCGACGCGACCGACGCCGAGATCTTCGACCCGATCGACCTGCCCGACGAACAGGTCGCCGAGGCGGCCCGGGCACGCCAGCTCGAACTGACCAAGCCGCCCGGCTCGCTGGGCCGGCTCGAGGAGATCGGGGTGTGGATCTCGGCGTGCCAAGGGGTCTGTCCCCCACGGCCGATCGAGATGCCCACCGTCGTGGTCTTCGCCGGCGACCACGGGGTGGCCCAGGGTGGCGTGTCGGCCTTCCCTCCGGAGGTGACCGCGCAGATGGTCGCCAACATCGCGGCCGGCGGTGCGGCCGTCAACGTGCTCGCCCGTCGGTGCGGTGCCACGGTCCGGGTCGCCGACATCGCCGTCGACGCCGACACCGGTCCGGAGGTCTCGGCCTACAAGGTGCGACGCTCCAGCAACGACCTGCGGGTCACTGACGCCCTGACCATCGACGAGGCGCGTCGAGGCCTCGCCGCCGGACGGGCCATCGTCGATGATCTCGTGGACTCCGGCGCAGATCTGCTCATCGCCGGTGACATGGGGATCGGTAACACCACACCCGCCGCGATCATCATCGGCACCCTTGCGCGCCGCGAACCCGTCGAGGTGGTCGGCCGCGGCACCGGCATCGACGACGTCGGATGGATGCGCAAGACCGCCGCGATCCGCGACGGGATGCGCCGCGGGCGTCGTCATCGCAGCGACCCGCTCGCGCTGATCGCGGCGGTCGGGGGCGCCGATCTGGCTGCGATGGCCGGTTTCCTCGCGCAGGCGGCGGTGCGGCGCACACCGGTGGTCCTCGACGGCGTGGTGGTCACGGCGGCCGCACTCATCGCCGTGGAGATGGCCCCGGGCGCCACGCGGTGGTGGCTGGCCGGTCACCGCTCGGTCGAACCGGCGCATGCCATCGCCCTGGAGTATCTGGATCTCGAACCGCTGCACACCTATTCGATGCGCCTCGGTGAGGGCACCGGTGCGTTGTCCGCGCTGCCGACGGTGCTCTCGGCCGTCGACATCATGACGTCGATGTCGACCTTCGCCGACGCCGGTGTCAGCGATGCCGACGCCGCGCCGGACTCCGCTGCCGACCCGGAACCGGCTGGGACACAACCCTCGTCGTCCTCCTGACACACCGATGACACCGGTACGCGCGATCGCCGTCTCGCTGTCGTGGCTGACCGTGCTCCCCGTACCCCGGCGGGTCACCGCAGCAACCCCCGATCGCCGGCTCGGCGGCGCGGTCATCGCGGCGGTACCCGTGGTCGGCGTGCTCCTCGCGGCGGCAGTGACCCTGATCGCCTGGGGGCTGTCGTACACGGCCGCCCCGGATGCGCTGATCGGCGTACTCGTCGTCGGCGTGCTCGCCGTCTCCACCCGGGGTATGCACCTCGACGGTCTCGCCGACACCGCCGACGGACTCGGGTGTTACGGCCCACCGGAGCGGGTGACCGAGGTGATGCGCTCGGGTTCGGTCGGCCCGTTCGGTGCCGCGACCCTGATCCTGGTGCTGGCACTGCAGGCGGTCGGCATTGGGACGCTGGTCACCCAAAGCCGGTGGTGGGAGCTCGGTCTGGCGATCGGCGTCGCACGCGTCGCCGCGGTGCTCGCGTGCCGTCGGGCGCTGCCGCCGGCCCATCCCGACGGCTTCGGTGCGCTGGTCGCCGGGACACAACGCATCGCCGTCGTCGTGTGGTCGGTGGTGGCGGTCGCCGTCGGTGTCGTGATCGGCGGCCTCGCCGACACGGTCACCGCCCATTCGATCACCGCCGGGCTGCAGGCGGGGGCGACGATCTTGGTGATGCTCGTGTTCACCTGGCTGTTCAGTCGGCACTGTGCACGACGGATGGGTGGCATCGTCGGCGACGTCCTCGGCGCCGTGATCGAACTCGGCACCGCGCTCGTTCTCGTCGGACTGATCCTCTGAGTCGGTCTGCACACTGCACAGCCGCGGCGCATCCTTGGCGTATGCCATTGCCGGACTGCAATTTTGACGGATTCGCACTGTATGCGGCGCTCGACGCCCGGCGCCGGGAGCAATCGTTGACCTGGAACGCACTCGCCCGGCAGGTGTGGGACCTCTCGGCGGCACTCAACGCTGCGCGCCCCGATGGTCACCCGTTCAGCACGTCGGCGATCTCACGCCTGCGCGCACACGGCAACACCGGCTGCCAGCACGCGTTGTTGCTGCTGTGGTGGCTGGACGCGGCTCCGGAGGACTTCGTCACAGACCCGGCACCCGGGACGGTCGGCGTCGAACTCCCACGATGCGACGACGCGCATCGCCTTCGGTGGAATCTCGGTCGGCTCTACGCCACACTCGACGCCGCGAGAACCCGTCGCGGCGCCACGTGGGCGCGGACGGCAGCTCGGCTGGACTGCTCGCCGGGCCAGCTGACCGGTCTGCGGACCGCCCACTACTCCACCAACATGCGCTTGGCCATGACGATCACGCAGGCCCTGCGGCGTCCCGCCGCCGAGTTCGTCTACTGCGCCGAGTGGTGAGAGCGGCTCAGCGCCGGTAGAGCTCGGTCATCCAGCCGTGGGTGTCGGCGAACTTGCCGCGCTGGATGCCGGTGAGGGTGTCGCGCAGCGCGAGGGTCACCTCACCGGGGGTGCCGTCCCCGATCGAGTAATCGTCGGT
Encoded proteins:
- the cobT gene encoding nicotinate-nucleotide--dimethylbenzimidazole phosphoribosyltransferase; the protein is MTARGVRTLVLGGVRSGKSAHGEQLLREAASVRYVATGPTLTTDAEWTARVEKHRQRRDPRYTTVETSDLASELRADPHTTTLVDDLGNWLAAGLDATGAWSATATVDRSAENAELCSAIAGFTGDLVLISPEVGLAPVAPTPAGRLFQDQLGALNEAVAAVCDHVVLVVAGRVIDLTDAPRAAAPGSTDAETPASTAAPVATPPVATPPVPPAPASTPAAATPMTGHIPDATDAEIFDPIDLPDEQVAEAARARQLELTKPPGSLGRLEEIGVWISACQGVCPPRPIEMPTVVVFAGDHGVAQGGVSAFPPEVTAQMVANIAAGGAAVNVLARRCGATVRVADIAVDADTGPEVSAYKVRRSSNDLRVTDALTIDEARRGLAAGRAIVDDLVDSGADLLIAGDMGIGNTTPAAIIIGTLARREPVEVVGRGTGIDDVGWMRKTAAIRDGMRRGRRHRSDPLALIAAVGGADLAAMAGFLAQAAVRRTPVVLDGVVVTAAALIAVEMAPGATRWWLAGHRSVEPAHAIALEYLDLEPLHTYSMRLGEGTGALSALPTVLSAVDIMTSMSTFADAGVSDADAAPDSAADPEPAGTQPSSSS
- a CDS encoding adenosylcobinamide-GDP ribazoletransferase — its product is MTPVRAIAVSLSWLTVLPVPRRVTAATPDRRLGGAVIAAVPVVGVLLAAAVTLIAWGLSYTAAPDALIGVLVVGVLAVSTRGMHLDGLADTADGLGCYGPPERVTEVMRSGSVGPFGAATLILVLALQAVGIGTLVTQSRWWELGLAIGVARVAAVLACRRALPPAHPDGFGALVAGTQRIAVVVWSVVAVAVGVVIGGLADTVTAHSITAGLQAGATILVMLVFTWLFSRHCARRMGGIVGDVLGAVIELGTALVLVGLIL